In Pirellulales bacterium, the following proteins share a genomic window:
- a CDS encoding DUF3175 domain-containing protein, with the protein MAKKSAKKAGASPKKNTTRHAKTRSHKKGSNKKWSGKVKTVSTYPPAGLYTKDAETIARVMATKKVSPKGIGSAIRMVQFFINRAGKTLPKSRRRELEKAKDILQTKREST; encoded by the coding sequence ATGGCAAAGAAGTCGGCCAAGAAAGCAGGGGCCTCGCCCAAGAAAAACACCACGCGCCACGCGAAAACCAGATCGCATAAAAAAGGTAGCAACAAAAAATGGAGCGGGAAGGTAAAAACCGTATCCACCTATCCGCCGGCAGGCTTGTACACCAAGGATGCCGAAACTATTGCCCGTGTCATGGCCACCAAAAAAGTTAGCCCCAAGGGAATTGGCTCGGCCATCCGGATGGTTCAGTTTTTCATCAACAGGGCGGGCAAGACATTGCCAAAATCGCGCCGGCGCGAACTAGAAAAGGCGAAGGATATTTTGCAGACTAAACGAGAATCCACATGA
- a CDS encoding ROK family protein has protein sequence MNTLVIDIGGSNVKIWRTGESEKIKFESGPKMTPEEFVKTVKKHIDEWKYDRVSIGYPGDVLHGYPTQDPYNLAPGWVGFDFAKAFKAPLKIMNDACMQAFGSYEGGRMLFLGLGTSMGSVYMIDGKIIPLALGHLKLYKDETLESHLNHQAYETHGGKKWQQAVTDAIAMLKPAFLADYVVLGGGQAKKLSKLPEGCRRGSNEMAYIGGVRMWEPDANHPPGDDRSKAVEAEPKKELANSNHSTQR, from the coding sequence ATGAACACTCTTGTCATCGACATCGGCGGTAGCAATGTCAAAATTTGGCGCACCGGCGAGAGCGAAAAAATTAAGTTTGAATCGGGCCCTAAGATGACGCCGGAGGAATTTGTAAAAACTGTCAAGAAGCACATCGACGAATGGAAATATGACCGCGTTTCCATCGGCTATCCCGGCGATGTTTTGCACGGATATCCTACCCAGGACCCATATAACCTGGCGCCGGGTTGGGTTGGGTTCGACTTCGCCAAAGCTTTTAAAGCGCCCCTAAAAATTATGAACGACGCCTGCATGCAGGCCTTTGGCAGCTACGAAGGAGGTCGAATGCTGTTCCTTGGCTTAGGAACCAGCATGGGCTCGGTTTACATGATCGACGGCAAAATCATCCCGCTGGCGCTAGGCCACCTCAAATTGTACAAAGACGAGACATTGGAATCTCATCTGAATCACCAAGCCTACGAAACGCACGGCGGTAAGAAATGGCAACAGGCGGTGACAGATGCGATTGCCATGCTCAAGCCCGCCTTTTTAGCAGACTACGTCGTGCTTGGCGGCGGACAAGCAAAAAAGTTGAGCAAGCTTCCTGAAGGATGCCGGCGCGGCTCCAACGAAATGGCCTACATTGGCGGCGTTCGAATGTGGGAACCCGATGCCAACCATCCGCCCGGCGATGATCGCTCGAAAGCCGTCGAAGCCGAGCCGAAAAAAGAACTCGCAAATAGTAACCATTCAACACAGAGGTGA
- a CDS encoding cytochrome C oxidase subunit IV family protein — translation MNEKSISPALYYIVFATLALLTLLTCGISFLHEAPAWHTVVGLAIAAVKATLVALYFMHLLHSGRVTWLAVLAALFWLAIMLGLTLADFLTRHWLAY, via the coding sequence ATGAACGAAAAATCGATTTCGCCGGCACTCTATTACATCGTGTTTGCAACTCTGGCGCTGTTGACGCTACTGACTTGTGGTATATCGTTTTTGCACGAGGCACCGGCGTGGCATACGGTTGTGGGATTGGCGATCGCCGCAGTAAAAGCAACGCTGGTGGCTCTCTACTTTATGCATTTGCTGCACAGCGGCCGCGTAACCTGGTTGGCCGTGCTGGCCGCGCTGTTTTGGCTGGCAATTATGCTGGGGCTGACATTGGCTGATTTTTTAACGCGCCACTGGCTCGCTTATTAG
- a CDS encoding cytochrome c oxidase subunit 3, with amino-acid sequence TTFLALKAVEYYVDYRENLVPRLAFDPAEWTESGVHPQEVQLFLVFYYCLTGLHAVHLTIGISVVLVLAALARKKHFTEGYYSPVESWGLYWHFVDVIWIFLLPLLYLVGTRTSLW; translated from the coding sequence GGACAACATTTCTGGCGCTGAAAGCGGTGGAATATTATGTTGACTATCGAGAAAACTTAGTGCCGCGGTTGGCGTTCGATCCGGCGGAATGGACGGAATCTGGAGTTCACCCACAAGAAGTGCAATTATTTTTGGTGTTCTACTACTGCCTGACGGGGCTGCACGCAGTTCACCTCACGATTGGCATTTCGGTCGTGCTTGTGTTGGCTGCGCTAGCACGAAAAAAACATTTTACGGAGGGCTATTATTCTCCTGTCGAATCATGGGGCTTGTATTGGCACTTTGTCGACGTGATTTGGATCTTTTTGCTGCCGCTGTTGTATTTAGTGGGGACACGAACTTCGCTGTGGTGA